The Triticum aestivum cultivar Chinese Spring chromosome 3A, IWGSC CS RefSeq v2.1, whole genome shotgun sequence genome includes a region encoding these proteins:
- the LOC123062501 gene encoding ATP-dependent Clp protease adapter protein CLPS2, chloroplastic translates to MAISSRAAACAALAFPSTAAAAAPPSSVSVNRRARPRKALAAVARATSAGGAVLDPPAFDQSQLDTLPPAQEGGDTGRLKDRKGTGSGDSYKVLLLDDPRHTEKHVETALPQVVPSVTPEAARQLFHESRQKGAALVIVAVKEHAEFYAQMMVRHGLRSAIEPESDMAA, encoded by the exons ATGGCGATCAGCAGCAGAGCAGCAGCCTGTGCCGCGCTCGCcttcccgagcaccgccgccgccgccgcgccaccctcGAGCGTCTCCGTGAACCGGAGAGCTCGGCCGAGGAAGGCGTTGGCAGCCGTGGCGCGCGCGACCAGCGCTGGCGGCGCGGTGCTGGACCCGCCGGCCTTCGACCAGTCCCAGCTCGACACCCTCCCCCCAGCACAAGAAG GAGGAGACACGGGGAGGCTCAAGGACCGCAAGGGCACCGGCAGCGGCGACAGCTACAAGGTGCTGCTCCTGGACGACCCGCGCCACACCGAGAAGCACG TGGAGACGGCGCTGCCGCAGGTGGTGCCGTCCGTGACCCCCGAGGCGGCGCGGCAGCTCTTCCACGAGTCCCGCCAGAAAGGCGCCGCGCTCGTCATCGTCGCCGTCAAG GAGCATGCCGAGTTCTACGCGCAGATGATGGTCCGCCACGGGCTCCGATCCGCCATCGAGCCCGAATCCGACATGGCAGCTTAA